The sequence AGACTATCTTCCCGAGGAAcgcccagccttcctggaccttgtggcccttcagaactatctcccAAGGGATTCTGTTGACCAGGCTCCTAAGCAAGCCAAAGTCGGTCCTCTGGAAGTCCAAGCTAGCGGTTCTGCTGACTGCCCTCCTTACACCTCTGAGACTCAAAAATTATCATCTCATGATCACTATGCCCAAGACATTCTTCCGACCGCCACATCACTCACTGgtttttccctgtttgtaaacaacaggtccagtggggcatctcccctggttGGCTcgctgaccagctgtgtcaggaaggtcTCTTGCACAcgctccaggaacctcctaggctgtttcacctctgctgtgctgtattgCCAGTGGACATCCCATAGGCTGAAGTCCGCCGCAAGAAGAAGGGCTAGCAATCACGAGGCTTCTTCCAAGTGCTTGTAGTATGTTTCATCTAGCCACAGCTCCCCCTGAAAATGAAACGGGAAGTCATTCTCTCACTGGGTCTCACAGTCCCCTAGTAGCCTGCTgctaacaaaagaaaaccttgagTTCCCCGTTTCCTGGGCCAAGAATATATCATCTCTCTTTTCCACTCTTCAAGTGCCCGGTTGGCACGTTGGGAAAGTCCAGGACTGTTTCCACACTAACAGTGCTGGGAAGGAATTCTCTTGGTGGTTCTCCCATTGCCCTGGTAGCCATGTGAGGGGACATCATGAAAGTTctgctacctgctttctggggtGAGAAAAGTAACTGCTAAGTTTTGTACTCATACAGAGCCCACATGCTCCATGGAAccacccagccacagccccacCAGAGAAGGTGCCAGAAAAGAATTCTCTTGGTGGTTCTCACCCTGTCCTGGTAGCCATGTGAAGgacagcacaaaagttctgctacctgctttctggggtGAGAAAATTCACTGCTTACTTTTGCATTCCAACAGAGCCCAAAAAACTCACCTCGGggaagtgcagcactgctcccctggagaaggtgccaggaaggaattcttgttggaagaagggttcgccggagtcaagaagacgctcgatatgagttatgcatcttgctcaacttcattagtttctaacactgcTTACATAGAACCCATACACgtgcatattcgtaaagcagaaatataattggttagtagtctctaaacacgcgcggttctcacacccctaattatcatgactaaaataagcattctgtccatgtagctaattgtgttgctgtgcttcagccttgtagtttgttactccctattttcccgTACCGCTCCCTgtctttcttggccctgcacctgctttcccagcagctgtagcttgttacagccacggcctgttggcacaacataattgcttggtctcaggattcaagaagagctcaaggctacctttcctgttaacttcagcacagcagcttcaggacaattctgattacaggcctgttctaataccaggcctggattgtgcagatctcccgagattctaaggccatgcttctgcagccattcttctacaaatTCTCTTTGTCTTCCTCACACTACCCTGCTAGCAATGTGAGTGACACCACAAAAGCACTGCTATCTTCTCTCTGTGGTGAGAAATTTAAGTGCTCGCTTCTGCACTCATACAGACTCAACTGCTCCGTGGAACCACCCAGGcacagctcccctggagaaggtgccatGAAGGGATTCTCTTGGTggttctcaccctgccctggtagTTATGTGAAGGACATCACAGAAGTTGGGCTACTGGCTTTCTGAAGCAATAAAAGGGTAACGACGTTTGCTCATGGTTCTTGGATTTTCGCCCTGCTACAGAGCCGAAATGCATGTTCGAACCATCCACCACAGCTCCTCAGGAGAAGGAGCCAGgaacaaattttcttttgttgttatCCTGCCCTAGTAGCAATGCGAGAGCCGTCACAGAAGTTGGGCTACCGCCTTTCTGGGCCACGAAAGTGGTCATTATATTTTCTCAGGGTTCTCAGCTTTTGCCCTGATTCAGAGGCCAAATGCATGTTGGAAATGTCCAGCCACAGCTCGACCAGAGAAGATGCCAGGGaggaattctcttgctgggTCTCGTCCTGCCCTGGTAGCTATGTGAGGGACATCAGAAACGTTCTGCTaccagctttctgtgctgaggaaATTAACTGCTCACTCTTGCACTCGTACAGAGTCCAAATGCTCCACGAAACCACCCAGGCACAGGTGCCCTGGAGAAGGTGTCAGGTAGGAATTCTCTGTTGGTCTGGCGCTGTGCTGATAGCCATGTGAAGGACAGCACAAATGTTCTGCTaccagctttctgtgctgaggaaATTAACTGCTCACTCTTGCACTCGTACAGAGCAAAAAACTTAACGTCCCAGCAAAGACAAGTTTGTTGGATGGAGATGAACAGGTGACCCcatatttattgtatttgcaAAATTCTTTCTCAGATCTGAGAAAACATGCATATTTATCAAGGAATTAATGTCTTGGTTCCCTAAGCTATCAGTGTGGTTAAAGAAAGCGATCATTATAATAACCGGGGCGATTTTTATAGTTGCCTGTGATTATATTAATGCAAGGTTGTGTAATGTGTGTGACTGTCTTAGTAGCAAAATTACAAGAAAGAACTTGGTAATATCTAATATCTTAGCTATTAAACTGTTGCAGGTACACAATgataaaacaaaaggagagaaTTGTTATAGAAAATGTGattaattaagaaatttaaagtgctgaagctgctaaatggcagaaccaggccttgACCCCTgtatagccctaatccaaggctgtTTTAAACCTCAGTCAAGTTAACGAGCGGGAGAATAGAGAAACAGTAGATGGTCAATTTGTGTACGCAGGCGctctcagaaacacagctgttttaacaaaattagtatatgtgaataggaattgcttgctcaaagactaagtgtgcttgaaggagtgtgtgagttaaagcaggtGGAAAGAAGATCACGATCCGAGGAGGAGATCTGAGGCAGAGACTGGAGCTGACTAGATTAATCCACTGGGACAGAGTCAGATGATGGAAGATTCCTAAAAACTTTGGACGTTGACGAATGATTTGGTGTCTGAGCTGTGCTGTATGCCGTGGTTCTCTGCCACTCACCGGGGTGGTGGCCCAGCTCCGAGTTGTGACTAAAGCAAACCTAGTGGTGCCCACGGCTGTGCgaatttctcctttaacagcAGCAATCACTGGGGCTTATCCGTCGGGAAGAACCCTTGCGCCGAAAgttccttgtgctgctgcttctccctcgGTAATGGGGCGGGGGCACGGACACAACCACCCACCCGACTGTTAAAGCCGTCAGATGCGAAGGATTGAAACGCTTGAGCCACGTGGGTGCTTTCTGGTCCGCAGGCAACGGGTCATGGTGCCTGGGCTGCGGGGGAGAGACGGGCAGAGGAACGCGACCCCCGCCGCGGCAGCTCCGGTGTGCGGGCGGCGCGACCCGGGCTGGTCCCGGCCGGGGCTCGCCCCGTCGCTGCTCGGCACCGGGCCGGTGGGGCGCTGCTGCCGCCCAGCGGGCACAGGTGGGTACTGCAGCCCGGGCCTCCCCGCTCCGCGCTGCCGGCCGCTGTTAACGGCACCGCCACCCCGCGCGTCCTGCGGGGCGATGCCGCGGCGCCCGCTGCTGCCTCCCGGTGCggagccgcccccgccgccgtcCGAACGCGCCGTCCGTGCGCGGTGCGcgctgcaggagcagcatggCGGCGCGCCGGGGGCGGGCCgtggcggcgggggcgggggagTGCCGGGAGCGCGGGGGAGGCgagcaggggcggggggggtctCCTGCCCGGCGGCCACCTGGGGGAGGGCGGCACGGGAAGCTTCAGCAGCCCGCTGCGTCAGGCAGAGAGAGCAGGACCCTCAGCAGCAGCGTGCCAGCGTGCACAGCCGTGTCCGTGTGTCACCCGCGGGGTCCGTGTGTCACCCACAGATACCCTGGATACGCAAAGCCGGACAGGATTAGCAAATGCTGAAGTAGAGTTTTGTGGTAAACTTAACCAGCCTGTCTGAACGAGCAGGCGTGTTCTTTGCTCACAAGCACCGTTCAGTCCCACCTAGGCGTCCCGAAAGTGTGAAGGGCCGTGGCCACATCGTCCCTTGGTCACAATGAACAGTTGCCGGTGCAGAGTTGCTTTTGAGGAGCATGCCGTGGTTATATTTTCTCCGTTTGGCTTTGCATTTGGGAAATAATGTAACAGTCATTGCTCAACTGAAGGAGCCGCGATACCCGACGTGGCAGAGAAGGAGATGGGTTTCACTACTCTTTTGGTGTGCTGTCAGTTTGACCCCAAAATGACATTGTGTCAAAGCGTGTGGCCAGGTGCTGCTACAGATGTTGACTTGGGGTATGAATGGCTCCAGGTGTGCTTTAGGAGAGCTCTGTTGGTGTAGGTGTGCTGAGCAGTCgctctgctgtgtgtgcagctgttCTGGTTTGGCACCCAGCTGTGagcatgcaaaagaaaactcgCAGCTGTAGTCAGCTCTCGGATATGCAGGCAGCAGTAGAAACCGCTCTGATTTTACAGCGTCCTGAACATTTCAGGCAGGCCAAGAGTTGTGCCCCGGTATTTCTGAGAGTCCACAGCTCGGCAGTTCTCCAGGACACGACAGGCAAAGTTGTAAGATCCCAGAGCTCTTTGCGAGTTACACTAACGGAGTTTCTTTGGATATATATTTGGATACATGTGCCAACTGAAAAGGTATTGTTTGCTCTCCTGCTCGGTAAACGCAGACCACTTGGGTGGTCACGCACGCTCGTCAGTTCCTGAGGAAACTTCCTGGAAACGGAAACAGTTCAGAGGCACTGTTTAGGGTTCGGGGGGTTGTGTTTGCTGTAAACCTCGGGGATTTAGCGTTTTGTTCCGTGTTTTCAATGGTGATTTGAATggatttcttccaaaaaaatcccatttcattCTCTACCCCCATTACATTTCTAGGAGGAATGGCTGCAAGGTTCCCGTTGCCTCAGGTCAGTACTGCTGGGactcccttttccctctctgccctgTACACGTCTGTCTGTAGCTGTTTGCTCCCCGATGTCTCCCCGTAGATGGCTCCCAGTCCCGGTGCTTTAATTCATCCCTCTTTGCCCTTGGCccattgctgcttttgtgtcctctgtcctgctccccaTCCATCCTGGGTCTTTAATCGCTCCCTCTCTACCCTGCAGGCTGTTGCCTATTTTTCCCAGCAGGAGCCCCCTGCTCAGAAAACCTGGCGGCACAGGAGGGGTGGGCGGCTGCAGTGGGACGTGGGAAGGGGTGCCCTGCTGTGTCGGGACACCTGGCACACACGTGTGTCCCCCCTGCCAAGGGCCGTGGCCCGGTGGACACGACTGCACACCTGCTTGTGTTCGAGGGCTGGTGAAACTTCAGCTTAGCTAGTTTCAGCTCCGGCTCGTGCAGCCTCTCCGCCAGTGCCTGCTTCTTCTCCTCGCCCTCCCTGATGCACTGCTCCAGGTCCGCCGAGGACTTCTGCTGTTCCAGGAGCCTGCCGGGTATGTCCTGGCCGGGGGAGAGCACGAGGACTCAGCCCCCGGTGCTCCTGCAGGGTACAGGACCCAGGCCGTGGCCTCGGGGAGCCGTGTGCACCGTGGACGGCTGCAAGCTCATGTCACGGAGAAGTGTGGTGCCATCCCTGCCCGCCCCAGAGGGCCTCTGGGGGTCTCCcgaggcagaggagggcagagaAGCCCACAATGAAACAAGGCAAGCAGAGGGCTCTCAGCTCCCCGGGCCCTGAGCAGCCGTGGGTTTTACCAGAGGGGGGGTTGACGTTACCCAGATCCTGGAGCACTGCCGCGCAGCCTTGGCCTGCTCCGTCTTCTGCGTGACCCTGGCCTCGTGCTCCATCTGGGACCTGACGGCCTCCAGTCTGGTGCCTGCGGTGGGAGGGAAGCGTCAGGGAAGGATGCCTGCGGCTGTGCCCGCGTCCCACCGCCCTGCACCCCGCCAGGCACTCACCCACGAGCTGGTCCTGTGAGGCCGGGGTCGGGGAGTCCACGGTGAGCTCgtgcctctcctgctgcaaggATGTGCATTGTCACCCCCCACGCTGCTGACAGCCGGGGGGAGCTGGCCCTGCAGGCCCCCGACCCGTGGGGGGCCCGGCACCGATGCCTGCCGTCTGCCCACAGCCTGGCCTGTGCCGGGACCCCCAGCTCACCGCTCTCAGGTGCCTTTGGTACACGTCCTTCCGCCACCCTGTGTCTACAGAGACCTCCTGGGTGGCCCGGGAGCGGTACATGCGCGCTCTCTCCGCAAGGATCCGGCTGCGCGTCCTGTTTGCGTCCTTCTGGAGCGTGTCAGAGAAGGGAGAAGTGGCTGTCAGAGCTGGAACGGACCTTTGGCAGCCAGCTGAACTTGTGGGATGGCCAGGGTCAGCAATGACCAGCCCCGTCGCCAAGTAGACAGGCTGGGAAGGATAGTGGGCAAGGAGGGCTGGCGGGTGGAGCGTGCTGCCTTCGCCGTAGCTGGGGCTTcgggcaggctgtccccagccccagggcagcccggCCCAAGAGCGACACCCGCGAGGAGCTATGGAGCCATCGGGGCGCTGTGGGCAAGCCCAGCTCCggctcttttgctcttggttgAAGGCACACCCAGCAGCTCCGGGGCACATGGTGCCGTCGGTGGGCTCTGGAGGGTGGAAAAGGGCCCCGAGGTGCCCCTGGCCACCTCACCTTGGCTCTGTCAGCGGCTTTGCAGGCCTCCAAGGCCATGAGATCCATGTCCTGAAGCTCCCTACCATACAGCTCGGCCACCTTGCACAGGAGGTCCAGGTGCGGAGGCAGGTGGGCCAGCTCCTGGGACACAGGGAGCCACAGCACGTCACCCCAGTGAGCCCCAGGGGTCCCCCGTGCTGTGACAGCAgatggaggggagcaggaggaccTCTTTGATCTGGGAGGGGGGCGTCCCACCAGCGTTGCCCCTGGGGCAcctccttgtctctgctgggggagcaggtggCACGATGGCACGGTGGGGAGGAGCTCACCTTCCTCAGGACATCCCGCACCGCCAGGTACAGGGCGGTCACCTTCTGTCCAGTGTGGACTTTGAGGAGCACCTTCTCaatgtttttctccagctggcaaaaggcctggggcagaggtgctgccagcccctgagCCCCAGCGCAGGACCGGGACCCCCCACCAGATTTTCCTCTGCCAGCGAGGTTGGCTGGGCAGGGGCCGGATCCGTTCCTGGCTGGGCGCTGTATTTAGCTGGGTGCGCAGCAGGGGCTGTACCGGGAACTGCATGGGGCCCAGCCTGCCTTGCACTCACTGTTATAGAGTGCAAAGGGAAGGGGGACCAGGGGGGACCCCAACACCCTCCCCACACATCAGGCTTTGAGCACCCTGGATGGTCCAAATTGTCCTGCCCGAGGCTGGGCTGGAGACCCTCCTCAGGCAGCCCCCACGCCTCTGGGGGAGCCCCCTGCACCCTTAGAGTCTGCATGGCAACGCCGGATACCCCAGGACTGGCCAGACCCAGGTTCTGAGCATCCCCTGGGGCTCGAGGGTCCCAGGGGTGGGATGCAATTGGGAACCTGTGATGGGTCCGGCTCCTGCGGGTGCGTTGGGACCCCCAAAACTATCCATGACCAATCTGATGCCCattctctcctctcttcccgCAGATGTGCACCCCCAGCAACACGCCGGCCACGCCACCCAACTTCCCGGATGCCCTGGCCATGTTCTCCAAGCTGCGGACCTCCgagagcctgcagagcagcaacagCCCCATCACCTCCATGGCCTGCTCCCCTCCGGGGAGCTTCAGCCCCTTCTGGGCCTCCTCGccccccagccaccagcccGCCTGGCTGCCTCCCTCCTCGCCCACCGCCCACGGCCTCCACCACCATCTGCACCACCCGCAGCCCGCctggccccctgcccccccccccccacagaAAGCCGTGGCCACCATGGATGGCCAGAGATAAGACTGGGTTGGCAGAGGCAGGGGGGAAttgaggagggggctgggccAGGGCGTTGGGAGCAGGGGCTCCCTGACAAACGCACTGGAATAATTTTCtaggttttattattattttgtgggGTTGGGGGAGGATACTGCCAGGGAGGGCACTGGCCCACAAGAGCCTCTGCAAGAGTTGCTAGCTGGTCTTTTCTCcccccatttattttttttttaaatatataactataatatataaatatatcttaACGTATATAAATCCagagaggaggagcagcagcatggaggcagctgcctggttgggggtgggggggttgtcCCTACAGCTactcccctgcccccagcatccctgcagcagggcaggagagggaaagcagggagtaataaaaatatcaatgGATTGAGGTGGCAGtcagcaccctggcttgtggCCACGGTGGTACCCTGGATCGTGGCCACATGGCATGGAGCTGCTGGACCCCCCACCAACCCCCACTCTGGGCTGCCCAGGTGCTTTTGGCAGTGCCCAGAGCAAACACGCCTCCTCTGATTTCCAAAATTCAGCCTGGCTTCTTGCACAgactccccctcccctcaccccagcagcccctgccctaTCCTCGCTTGGCACCCCCAGGGCTGAGGGGGATTTATCAAGGTGATGCCCCTCCTGTCCCTGTGATAGCTGTTCATGGCCCTTCCCCATAAAGGGggaactggggtttttttttagttttcaaatcaatcttgcttaaaaaacaaaaacacgCCCACAAAAACAggttgagggttttttattaatttaaaaataataatacaaaaataacttttttaacaGCAGCTGTCCCCgccttttctctttgctgggaGGATGATCCCTGGCAGGGCACCAAGAATGGGGGCGAGCCCCCCCATGCCACCCCCCAGCCAGTGCCCTCAGGCGCCACAGGCGCCCTGCTATCTGCCCTTTAGTCTTGCTGCCTGCAACTGCTCGCTCTCCTGCTCGAGGGGGTGGGTTTGCCCAGGGACCCCAAGTTCCGCTCAGCTGGCACGCTGCTGTACTTGTGGTGAAGGGGCTGGATGAAGATTCCCGGTGCTGCCTGGCCCAGCTGGCTGTAGGCTGATGCTGGCTTCTGCTCAGGTGAGGTGGCGGTGCCTGGGGGTGAAGAGCAGGGCTTAGTCCCCTTGCAGCCCCCAGGGGGTGGGcgccagctgcaggcagcaggggcagcggcCCGGCCAGAGACAGCCCGAAACGGGGTCCTGGCCCCCACCTTGAAGCACACAGGCCGTAGTCCTAcactggccagggctgccccaccaTGGCCCCCCACCTCACTCCAGCTCCAATGTGGGGACCAGTCGCCCCATGTGCCAGCCCTCCCCCTCCATcctgcttccccccccaccccagaccccctcccaccctgcccagctgggggcaCAGACCCCTGCTTGCCCCCAGTAGCAGGAGACGGCAGTGGGAGACAGGGGAAACACTGGCACCCCACGGACACCCTGCCCACCCACCATCCGCTTGGCACGCGCTGGATCCCCTCCCCACACATGCCCCGGCCGTACCCTCCTTGTCCACGAGCAGAGGCCGCCGGCCCTTGTAGATGCGGCCATCCTTGCCCACCAGCTCCACTTCGTCACCgagctgggagggagagagcaggctggctgaattcagcatccccaggcaaccctcccacccccagctctccctggggaAACAGAGGCACACAGCCCTCCCCGTGCTCAGcatccccctccctcccagccttgGTCACCCCCACCATGTCCTTACCTTTGTCATCCCTATCTGGATGGGGAGCTGGGTGTGGGACTTGTGCAACCGCGGGGTGCTGGGCGGGTGAGGCTGGAGCGTGGAGTTGCGCTGCAGCAGCCGCGGGGTGCTGGGCGGGTGAGGCTGGAGCGTGGAGCTGCGCTGCAGCAGCCGCGGGGTGCTGGGCGGGTGAGGCTGGAGcgtggagctgtgctgcagcggGGCACCGAGGGTGTGCTGGCCACCATGCTGCCGCGGCACAGTGGGCTGCTGGCGTTCAGGCGTCTGCTGTCTGTGGGATGGCgcacagggatgctcagcacctGGCACTGTGGCACCCCGTGCTCCACCCTACCGCACCAGGGAGGGGGTCCAGGAGGTGCCCCCCAGCGGGCTGTGTCCCTCCTGGCTCCTTTCCCACTGCCGCAGGAGATCCGCGCCCACCCAGCCGCACCAGTTCTGCTCTTTGCCCGGGGAGCCGGCCGTGGCCAGGGCAGGTGCCTGCACCCCGCGCACGGGGCACCGGCAGGCAGGAGCCGGGCTGCCCCAGCTGCGGGGCTGAACCTTGGCGACTTGTCTCACAGGAGGCACCTGATGCCCCACCAAGCCCCAGGGCAGGCTGAGACCAGACACGGCTCATCACACCTGGCTTCAGCACCACGGAGGCAGAGAGCTGGGCTCCATGGGCAGCGCAGGGCAGGGCTGTCAAAACCCCACAGACCCGGGGCAAGCACAGCTGACCCTccccagcacatccctgctcccctgccctgcccgggcaCCTTCAGACCCCTCTGTCCACACCCGGGGAAGAGCCCTCCCTCACTGggggggcagggacacctcGCACCCCAAGGGCCAGGGATGggtccccatgtcccctgtgtttctgctgttgaGTTCCCTCTGCCTTGACAGCGGTATGGGGGTAcgcagcggggcaggggggcagtggtggcagcagtggcagcgTAGGGATCATTCTGGGGAGAACAGGAGCCACGCATGAGTCACTGGGACAAACAACCCACCCTGGATTAAAGCCAGCAGCCCCAAACTCGCAGGCTTGTACCCCACGGCAGCACCCTGCCCGCCACCCTCAGACAGgggtccccatccccccacagGTGGGCAGAGGCCTCGGCAGGGTCAGCCCCCGCGAGGCAGACACCCTTACACCTGTGCCTGGCGCAGCAGGGCAGCGCCAGCACCCATCTCCCCCCGTGTCCCACCCACACAGCCCCCCTGATGCACCGCTGCTGAGCGATACTCACGGGCCAGGCACGAGCATGCTGAGGGGCCGGTCGCAGGACAGGCAGCTAAACGGgaccagcagctgcctgtggggaCACAAAAGGGATGGTGAGAGCTcctgggggggacacagccctgCCAACACGCAAGCAGGCAGCTggcgggcagcagcagggtgctgggcactTGGCTGTAGTGAGTTACGGTGTCTGGCAGGGGACAGCGGCTTCTGAGCCTGCTGGGTCCCCTACCAGCCCAGTAAggtcccagcctgctggctgcttACAAAAGAAAGGGGCTACggtggggagagcagctggTTGTGGGCTCCTGCCTGGAAAAAAGCTCCACCTCATACTGGGCACCGGAGGATCTGCCCGAGGGAACAGGGCAAGTGCTGTCCCCAAAGCCATTGCCGGCCCCATCGCACTCACTTCTTAATCCCAGCTCCGCCGTCAGGCATCGCCGGTAGCCTCTCCTTGAGCTGCTTCAGGcttctcttccagttctctaGCTCCTGCTGGAAAGGCCCCAGCTCCAGGCGGTCCAGCTGTggggacac comes from Falco naumanni isolate bFalNau1 chromosome 1, bFalNau1.pat, whole genome shotgun sequence and encodes:
- the LOC121085868 gene encoding UBA-like domain-containing protein 2-A, producing the protein MCTPSNTPATPPNFPDALAMFSKLRTSESLQSSNSPITSMACSPPGSFSPFWASSPPSHQPAWLPPSSPTAHGLHHHLHHPQPAWPPAPPPPQKAVATMDGQR
- the LOC121085807 gene encoding uncharacterized protein LOC121085807, translated to MDLMALEACKAADRAKKDANRTRSRILAERARMYRSRATQEVSVDTGWRKDVYQRHLRAQERHELTVDSPTPASQDQLVGTRLEAVRSQMEHEARVTQKTEQAKAARQCSRIWDIPGRLLEQQKSSADLEQCIREGEEKKQALAERLHEPELKLAKLKFHQPSNTSRCAVVSTGPRPLAGGTHVCARCPDTAGHPFPRPTAAAHPSCAARFSEQGAPAGKNRQQPAG